A genomic segment from Nicotiana tabacum cultivar K326 chromosome 7, ASM71507v2, whole genome shotgun sequence encodes:
- the LOC107801256 gene encoding uncharacterized protein LOC107801256 isoform X2, with product MAASKMDIIDSENQTKMKPDNHTAKVEGRDETLGIMELDKNEHIGGGNEYGSKESEAAPKNTHILEDGLYISDSVDCVPEATHSDSAERVASPVNCSTATSEIQASAETSCSGSSGLSFASDGIAGGIPSVMDDSSSMCSTDSMSFRGTYSNHNIQKLYGRGWKYGSKSTSNAADWASEKLNQPLDALPIGEHHEDRKSRPPIQVQYSTYRGRQAVTFPENYWESLVPDCKLTLIGNFFQRKPRMKEIRADFIAKNPLKGQVKITHYTSQQVSLDFTNEADYDTVLSKKTLTVAVMQISWWSRDIHHEVGKQEWKAMDKERDVKPGIMEQQKTELDELIGGETEYKIDAPEAVLETPDILGEVSDVSNSLHIVPEVAHPDFRDNDASPVNCDTDTSKMHPSIGITCCQLSGISAPQNMIDGTSPYVMNVNSSKCSTYSILSIVTTGLSSNDKDQSKSIRDVADSASKAHSQPLDDLPEARQQMLKKDVAVSHQSELTESDRERHSSEIPSVSSPPRSPPRSIGSVIQLMSKLKVSVTNDPNSVKRSTSDNSNLTQKSVPLFNSAENAVLLSVDPHKSIEPKAIEKPLVRSISITTENFPSNQVTASATAEMPMPLLPTLPLLAHSVSPAAQLCADPPTAIDTYVPQSYPNGIVGSHIFGRSEQAGSGSIFPSPSQALHQHSLAQRHSQLNSYKVDKNAHLDQESNMIAGPTQLQSLLTTSVSDTTSSIRYMECLKNHAASMGGHAIDGCGEFMPSGGEGTPGALKCEACNCHRNFHRKKIINHRQMAGIGSHIEPRNNSNSRNIHKQSPISQQYQHNYSYSPSSVVNSSDSYPQLPLPISGQICLPQGLERKEPSLIRPSYSYEMVNHDTVQQWEYFWRDRSRNTSIDHPSLRNENQNFDMFKPLNYRTSDNIPSEFANEFPHLDIINNLRYDEHGKGRTLMPNSGFQNLSNGSYHLNGHFT from the exons ATGGCGGCATCCAAAATGGATATTATTGACAGTGAAAATCAG ACAAAAATGAAACCGGATAATCACACAGCTAAAGTAGAAGGCAGGGATGAAACACTTGGCATTATGGAGCTAGATAAGAATGAGCATATTGGTGGTGGAAATGAGTACGGGAGTAAGGAGTCAGAAGCAGCACCTAAAAACACACACATACTGGAAGATGGTTTATATATTTCTGATTCAGTAGATTGTGTCCCAGAAGCAACTCATTCTGATTCCGCGGAAAGAGTCGCAAGTCCTGTCAATTGCAGTACTGCAACCTCTGAAATACAAGCTTCTGCGGAAACTAGTTGCAGTGGGTCAAGTGGCCTTTCATTTGCTTCCGATGGGATTGCAGGAGGAATTCCATCTGTTATGGATGATAGTTCATCGATGTGTTCCACAGACTCAATGTCTTTCAGAGGGACTTATTCAAACCATAACATCCAAAAGTTGTATGGCAG AGGGTGGAAATATGGAAGCAAGTCAACTAGTAATGCAGCTGATTGGGCCAGTGAAAAACTTAATCAGCCATTAGATGCTCTTCCAATAGGTGAACACCATGAGGATCGGAAATCAAGACCTCCGATCCAAGTGCAATATTCAACCTATAGGGGACGCCAGGCAGTAACCTTTCCAGAAAACTACTGGGAAAGCTTAGTTCCCGATTGTAAGCTCACTTTGATTGGGAATTTCTTCCAAAGGAAGCCACGAATGAAAGAAATCCGAGCTGATTTCATTGCAAAGAACCCTCTGAAAGGCCAAGTGAAGATTACGCATTACACTTCTCAACAAGTATCTCTTGATTTCACCAATGAAGCAGATTATGACACTGTTTTGTCCAAGAAAACGCTCACTGTTGCTGTCATGCAGATTTCCTGGTGGTCGCGAGATATCCATCATGAAGTA GGTAAACAGGAGTGGAAAGCAATGGATAAGGAGAGAGATGTAAAACCTGGTATTATGGAGCAACAGAAGACTGAACTAGATGAGCTTATTGGTGGTGAAACTGAGTACAAGATTGATGCTCCAGAAGCAGTACTTGAAACGCCAGACATACTGGGAGAGGTTTCAGATGTTTCTAATTCGCTACATATCGTTCCAGAAGTAGCTCATCCTGATTTTAGAGACAATGATGCAAGTCCTGTTAATTGTGATACAGACACCTCTAAAATGCATCCTTCTATAGGAATTACTTGCTGCCAGTTAAGTGGCATTTCAGCTCCACAGAATATGATTGATGGAACAAGTCCTTATGTTATGAACGTTAATTCATCAAAGTGCTCCACATACTCGATTCTTTCGATTGTTACAACTGGACTATCTTCGAACGATAAAGATCAAAGCAAGTCAATTCGTGATGTAGCTGATTCCGCTAGCAAAGCACATAGTCAGCCGTTAGATGATCTTCCAGAAGCTCGGCAACAAATGTTGAAGAAG GATGTAGCAGTTTCACATCAGAGCGAGCTGACTGAGTCAGATAGAGAAAGACATTCCTCGGAGATACCAAGTGTAAGTTCTCCTCCTAGAAGCCCTCCAAGAAGTATAGGCTCGGTCATTCAGTTGATGTCCAAGTTGAAGGTCTCAGTCACAAATGATCCTAACTCAGTTAAGAGATCGACCTCAGATAACTCCAACTTGACTCAGAAATCAGTTCCCTTGTTTAATTCAGCTGAAAATGCTGTGTTACTGAGTGTTGATCCTCATAAATCCATAGAACCAAAAGCCATAGAGAAGCCCTTAGTGCGGTCGATTTCTATTACAACTGAGAATTTCCCATCTAATCAAGTGACTGCCTCTGCTACAGCTGAAATGCCCATGCCACTGCTCCCAACATTACCATTATTGGCTCATTCAGTGAGTCCAGCTGCTCAGTTATGCGCTGACCCTCCAACAGCCATAGACACTTATGTTCCTCAGTCTTATCCGAATGGAATTGTGGGCAGTCATATTTTTGGAAGAAGCGAACAAGCTGGCAGTGGAAGCATCTTTCCCAGCCCAAGCCAAGCGTTGCATCAGCACAGTCTTGCTCAGCGGCATAGCCAGCTCAATTCGTATAAAGTAGACAAGAATGCGCACTTGGATCAAGAATCAAATATGATTGCCGGGCCAACACAACTACAATCGCTATTAACAACCTCAGTAAGTGACACTACAAGCTCAATCCGATACATGGAATGTCTCAAGAATCATGCTGCAAGTATGGGAGGGCATGCTATCGACGGATGTGGAGAATTCATGCCAAGTGGAGGAGAAGGGACCCCAGGAGCCTTAAAATGTGAAGCTTGTAATTGCCACAGAAATTTTCACAGGAAAAAAATCATCAACCACCGACAGATGGCCGGCATTGGGTCACATATTGAACCGAGAAATAATAGCAATAGCCGCAATATACACAAGCAATCCCCGATTTCTCAGCAATACCAGCATAATTACAGCTATTCTCCTAGTTCAGTGGTTAACTCTTCAGATTCATATCCTCAACTACCTTTACCAATCTCTGGCCAGATATGTTTACCACAGGGCTTGGAAAGAAAAGAACCTAGTTTAATTAGACCAAGCTATTCATATGAAATGGTGAATCATGATACCGTTCAGCAATGGGAATATTTCTGGAGGGACAGAAGTAGGAATACATCGATAGATCATCCTTCTTTACGAAATGAGAATCAGAATTTTGATATGTTCAAGCCTTTAAACTACAGAACCTCTGATAACATTCCCTCGGAATTTGCCAATGAATTTCCACATCTTGACATCATTAACAACTTGCGATATGATGAGCATGGAAAGGGAAGGACTTTGATGCCAAACTCAGGCTTTCAGAATTTGAGCAACGGTTCATACCATCTGAATGGCCATTTCACTTAA
- the LOC107761493 gene encoding proteinase inhibitor I-B-like: MERKTMVKLSHVVAFLLLASLFQPLTARDLIFEVSDEIEVLRFPMAKENQVKTLDDVSKPFICPGKQSWPELVGKPAATAKKIIEKENPIAKVQFLFPGMVKPLNYVCGRVFVVVNWKLIVQITPTMG, from the exons ATGGAGCGGAAGACTATGGTCAAGTTATCTCATGTGGTTGCTTTCTTGCTTCTTGCATCCC TTTTTCAACCTCTTACGGCACGAGATCTGATATTCGAAGTGAGTGATGAAATAGAAGTCTTGCGATTTCCAATGGCAAAAGAAAACCAAGTGAAAACACTTGATGATGTCTCTAAACCCTTTATTTGCCCAG gAAAGCAATCATGGCCTGAACTTGTGGGAAAGCCAGCGGCGACTGCTAAGAAAATAATTGAGAAAGAAAATCCCATAGCCAAAGTTCAGTTTTTGTTCCCTGGTATGGTTAAACCATTGAATTATGTTTGTGGTCGAGTTTTTGTGGTTGTTAACTGGAAACTCATTGTTCAAATTACTCCCACAATGGGTTAA
- the LOC107801256 gene encoding uncharacterized protein LOC107801256 isoform X1, protein MSRSNLFKMYWDAAAAKCRLTMVGKFFKRKPKMTAIRASFSAKYPLKDHVKIVSFDSLHVFLDFTNEEDYDAIFFKETIIVAGAQMEVFRWTPEFHGPFTKMKPDNHTAKVEGRDETLGIMELDKNEHIGGGNEYGSKESEAAPKNTHILEDGLYISDSVDCVPEATHSDSAERVASPVNCSTATSEIQASAETSCSGSSGLSFASDGIAGGIPSVMDDSSSMCSTDSMSFRGTYSNHNIQKLYGRGWKYGSKSTSNAADWASEKLNQPLDALPIGEHHEDRKSRPPIQVQYSTYRGRQAVTFPENYWESLVPDCKLTLIGNFFQRKPRMKEIRADFIAKNPLKGQVKITHYTSQQVSLDFTNEADYDTVLSKKTLTVAVMQISWWSRDIHHEVGKQEWKAMDKERDVKPGIMEQQKTELDELIGGETEYKIDAPEAVLETPDILGEVSDVSNSLHIVPEVAHPDFRDNDASPVNCDTDTSKMHPSIGITCCQLSGISAPQNMIDGTSPYVMNVNSSKCSTYSILSIVTTGLSSNDKDQSKSIRDVADSASKAHSQPLDDLPEARQQMLKKDVAVSHQSELTESDRERHSSEIPSVSSPPRSPPRSIGSVIQLMSKLKVSVTNDPNSVKRSTSDNSNLTQKSVPLFNSAENAVLLSVDPHKSIEPKAIEKPLVRSISITTENFPSNQVTASATAEMPMPLLPTLPLLAHSVSPAAQLCADPPTAIDTYVPQSYPNGIVGSHIFGRSEQAGSGSIFPSPSQALHQHSLAQRHSQLNSYKVDKNAHLDQESNMIAGPTQLQSLLTTSVSDTTSSIRYMECLKNHAASMGGHAIDGCGEFMPSGGEGTPGALKCEACNCHRNFHRKKIINHRQMAGIGSHIEPRNNSNSRNIHKQSPISQQYQHNYSYSPSSVVNSSDSYPQLPLPISGQICLPQGLERKEPSLIRPSYSYEMVNHDTVQQWEYFWRDRSRNTSIDHPSLRNENQNFDMFKPLNYRTSDNIPSEFANEFPHLDIINNLRYDEHGKGRTLMPNSGFQNLSNGSYHLNGHFT, encoded by the exons ATGTCCCGCAGTAATCTTTTCAAAATGTATTGGGATGCAGCAGCCGCCAAATGTAGACTTACAATGGTTGGAAAGTTCTTTAAAAGAAAGCCAAAAATGACAGCAATCCGAGCTAGTTTCAGTGCAAAATATCCTTTGAAAGACCATGTGAAGATTGTGTCTTTCGATTCTCTAcatgtatttcttgattttactaatGAAGAGGATTATGATGCTATTTTTTTCAAGGAAACGATCATTGTTGCTGGTGCCCAAATGGAGGTTTTCCGTTGGACACCAGAATTTCACGGTCCATTT ACAAAAATGAAACCGGATAATCACACAGCTAAAGTAGAAGGCAGGGATGAAACACTTGGCATTATGGAGCTAGATAAGAATGAGCATATTGGTGGTGGAAATGAGTACGGGAGTAAGGAGTCAGAAGCAGCACCTAAAAACACACACATACTGGAAGATGGTTTATATATTTCTGATTCAGTAGATTGTGTCCCAGAAGCAACTCATTCTGATTCCGCGGAAAGAGTCGCAAGTCCTGTCAATTGCAGTACTGCAACCTCTGAAATACAAGCTTCTGCGGAAACTAGTTGCAGTGGGTCAAGTGGCCTTTCATTTGCTTCCGATGGGATTGCAGGAGGAATTCCATCTGTTATGGATGATAGTTCATCGATGTGTTCCACAGACTCAATGTCTTTCAGAGGGACTTATTCAAACCATAACATCCAAAAGTTGTATGGCAG AGGGTGGAAATATGGAAGCAAGTCAACTAGTAATGCAGCTGATTGGGCCAGTGAAAAACTTAATCAGCCATTAGATGCTCTTCCAATAGGTGAACACCATGAGGATCGGAAATCAAGACCTCCGATCCAAGTGCAATATTCAACCTATAGGGGACGCCAGGCAGTAACCTTTCCAGAAAACTACTGGGAAAGCTTAGTTCCCGATTGTAAGCTCACTTTGATTGGGAATTTCTTCCAAAGGAAGCCACGAATGAAAGAAATCCGAGCTGATTTCATTGCAAAGAACCCTCTGAAAGGCCAAGTGAAGATTACGCATTACACTTCTCAACAAGTATCTCTTGATTTCACCAATGAAGCAGATTATGACACTGTTTTGTCCAAGAAAACGCTCACTGTTGCTGTCATGCAGATTTCCTGGTGGTCGCGAGATATCCATCATGAAGTA GGTAAACAGGAGTGGAAAGCAATGGATAAGGAGAGAGATGTAAAACCTGGTATTATGGAGCAACAGAAGACTGAACTAGATGAGCTTATTGGTGGTGAAACTGAGTACAAGATTGATGCTCCAGAAGCAGTACTTGAAACGCCAGACATACTGGGAGAGGTTTCAGATGTTTCTAATTCGCTACATATCGTTCCAGAAGTAGCTCATCCTGATTTTAGAGACAATGATGCAAGTCCTGTTAATTGTGATACAGACACCTCTAAAATGCATCCTTCTATAGGAATTACTTGCTGCCAGTTAAGTGGCATTTCAGCTCCACAGAATATGATTGATGGAACAAGTCCTTATGTTATGAACGTTAATTCATCAAAGTGCTCCACATACTCGATTCTTTCGATTGTTACAACTGGACTATCTTCGAACGATAAAGATCAAAGCAAGTCAATTCGTGATGTAGCTGATTCCGCTAGCAAAGCACATAGTCAGCCGTTAGATGATCTTCCAGAAGCTCGGCAACAAATGTTGAAGAAG GATGTAGCAGTTTCACATCAGAGCGAGCTGACTGAGTCAGATAGAGAAAGACATTCCTCGGAGATACCAAGTGTAAGTTCTCCTCCTAGAAGCCCTCCAAGAAGTATAGGCTCGGTCATTCAGTTGATGTCCAAGTTGAAGGTCTCAGTCACAAATGATCCTAACTCAGTTAAGAGATCGACCTCAGATAACTCCAACTTGACTCAGAAATCAGTTCCCTTGTTTAATTCAGCTGAAAATGCTGTGTTACTGAGTGTTGATCCTCATAAATCCATAGAACCAAAAGCCATAGAGAAGCCCTTAGTGCGGTCGATTTCTATTACAACTGAGAATTTCCCATCTAATCAAGTGACTGCCTCTGCTACAGCTGAAATGCCCATGCCACTGCTCCCAACATTACCATTATTGGCTCATTCAGTGAGTCCAGCTGCTCAGTTATGCGCTGACCCTCCAACAGCCATAGACACTTATGTTCCTCAGTCTTATCCGAATGGAATTGTGGGCAGTCATATTTTTGGAAGAAGCGAACAAGCTGGCAGTGGAAGCATCTTTCCCAGCCCAAGCCAAGCGTTGCATCAGCACAGTCTTGCTCAGCGGCATAGCCAGCTCAATTCGTATAAAGTAGACAAGAATGCGCACTTGGATCAAGAATCAAATATGATTGCCGGGCCAACACAACTACAATCGCTATTAACAACCTCAGTAAGTGACACTACAAGCTCAATCCGATACATGGAATGTCTCAAGAATCATGCTGCAAGTATGGGAGGGCATGCTATCGACGGATGTGGAGAATTCATGCCAAGTGGAGGAGAAGGGACCCCAGGAGCCTTAAAATGTGAAGCTTGTAATTGCCACAGAAATTTTCACAGGAAAAAAATCATCAACCACCGACAGATGGCCGGCATTGGGTCACATATTGAACCGAGAAATAATAGCAATAGCCGCAATATACACAAGCAATCCCCGATTTCTCAGCAATACCAGCATAATTACAGCTATTCTCCTAGTTCAGTGGTTAACTCTTCAGATTCATATCCTCAACTACCTTTACCAATCTCTGGCCAGATATGTTTACCACAGGGCTTGGAAAGAAAAGAACCTAGTTTAATTAGACCAAGCTATTCATATGAAATGGTGAATCATGATACCGTTCAGCAATGGGAATATTTCTGGAGGGACAGAAGTAGGAATACATCGATAGATCATCCTTCTTTACGAAATGAGAATCAGAATTTTGATATGTTCAAGCCTTTAAACTACAGAACCTCTGATAACATTCCCTCGGAATTTGCCAATGAATTTCCACATCTTGACATCATTAACAACTTGCGATATGATGAGCATGGAAAGGGAAGGACTTTGATGCCAAACTCAGGCTTTCAGAATTTGAGCAACGGTTCATACCATCTGAATGGCCATTTCACTTAA